One genomic window of Cannabis sativa cultivar Pink pepper isolate KNU-18-1 chromosome 2, ASM2916894v1, whole genome shotgun sequence includes the following:
- the LOC115720897 gene encoding uncharacterized protein LOC115720897, whose protein sequence is MYSDQYGYEYRGTSFKRMYRCYPPSFLDKPHLENGDKIIMPPSALDKLAFLHIDYPMLFELRNNSAERVSHCGVLEFTSEEGIICMPCWMMENMRLKEGDLVRLKIVSLRRGKYIKLQPHCSDFLDISNPKAILETTLRNFTCLSTGDTIMVAYNNKKYYINIVETKPSHAVSIIETDCEVDFAPPLDYKEPERPIQHVPSSKPSTQDEEIPAEEEPKFSPFTGLARCLNGKTLISGTASASSGLNGKQSDVVGHGKSKQPSAGSSSPSPARKSQGKLVFGSNSKRTPTQKETPKESKKEEAEKKPEPKFQPFTGKKYSLRD, encoded by the exons ATG TATTCCGACCAATATGGATATGAATATCGCGGGACCTCGTTCAAGCGTATGTATCGATGCTACCCTCCATCCTTTTTGGATAAG CCACATCTCGAGAATGGGGATAAAA TTATAATGCCTCCATCGGCCCTTGACAAGCTCG CATTTCTACATATAGATTATCCAATGTTGTTTGAGCTTCGAAATAATTCTGCTGAGAGAGTCTCTCATTGTGGGGTGTTAGAGTTCACATCAGAGGAAGGCATTATCTGTATGCCTTGTTGG ATGATGGAAAATATGAGATTAAAAGAGGGAGATTTAGTGCGTTTAAAGATTGTTTCTCTTCGAAGAGGAAAGTATATTAAATTGCAACCGCATTGCAGCGACTTTCTGGACATTTCAAACCCAAAAGCAAT TTTAGAGACCACACTGAGAAATTTTACGTGTTTATCAACTGGAGACACTATCATGGTTGcttacaacaacaaaaaatattacataaatattgTTGAAACAAAGCCATCTCATGCTGTGAGTATTATTGAAACAGATTGTGAGGTGGATTTTGCTCCTCCGTTGGACTACAAGGAACCCGAGAGGCCTATCCAACATGTTCCTTCAAGCAAGCCATCTACTCAAG ATGAAGAGATTCCTGCTGAAGAAGAACCTAAATTTAGCCCTTTTACAGGGTTAGCAAGGTGCTTAAATGGAAAAACTTTGATAAGTGGAACTGCATCTGCTTCTTCAGGGTTGAATGGCAAACAATCTGATGTTGTTGGCCATGGCAAGTCAAAACAGCCTTCTGCAGGGTCTAGTTCTCCTTCCCCTGCTCGTAAATCTCAAGGAAAGCTTGTTTTCGGGTCAAATTCCAAACGTACGCCTACACAAAAG GAAACTCCTAAAGAATCAAAAAAGGAAGAGGCAGAGAAGAAACCCGAGCCTAAATTTCAACCTTTTACTGGAAAGAAATACTCATTAAGAGACTAA